The Leclercia adecarboxylata region GTGAAACCACCATGAGCTGTATTCAGCACTTAAGCGGCTTTATCAGCTCCCAGCAGGTGCGGCTGGTGACCCTTTCCGGCGGCGTCGGGCCCTATATGACCGGCATTGGCCAGCTGGATGCCGCCTGCAGCGTCAGCATGATCCCCGCCCCGCTGCGGGTGTCGTCCGCTGAAGTGGCCGGGATCCTGAAACGGGAAACCAGCGTGCGGGATGTGATCCTTGCCGCCACCGCCGCCGATGCAGCCGTGGTCGGGATTGGCGCGGTGAACCAGCGCCGGGATGCCACTATTTTGCGCTCCGGTTATATCAGCGAAGGGGAACAGCTGATGTTCGCCCGCAGAGGGGCGGTGGGCGATATTCTGGGCTATTTCCTCAATGCCGGGGGCGAGCCGGTACCCGAGCTTGAGATCCACCGTGAATTACTGGGCGTGACCCTCGATGAACTGGCGCAGTTGCCCACCATCGTTGGCGTCGCCGGAGGAGAAGAGAAAGCCGATGCGATTTATGCCGCACTGAAGGGTCGCCGTATCAATGGCCTGGTGACGGAAGAGACGACAGCCCGCGCGGTGCTGGCCCTGGCAGGTTAAGGCCCGGCCCTGCGCTAACATTGAGGCAAGCTCATGAGTTACCTTTTAGCGTTAGATGCAGGGACAGGCAGCGTTCGCGCCGTTATTTTCGATTTGCAGGGCAACCAGATTGCCGTCGGCCAGGCCGAGTGGAAGCACCTGAGCGTGGAGAACGTCCCCGGCTCGATGGAGTTCGACCTCGACACCAACTGGCGGCTGGCCTGCCAGTGCATCCATCAGGCGCTGGAGCGGGCGCATCTTAGCGCGGCGGATATCCAGTCTGTCGCCTGCTGCTCGATGCGCGAGGGGATTGTCCTGTACGACCGCAACGGCGAGGCCATCTGGGCCTGCGCCAACGTCGATGCCCGCGCCAGCCGCGAAGTGGCCGAGCTCAAAGAGATCCACGATTACCGTTTTGAATCCGAAGTCTATGACGTCTCCGGCCAGACCCTGGCCCTGAGCGCCATGCCGCGCCTGCTGTGGCTGGCGCACCATCGCCCGGACATCTATCGCAGAGCCGCAACCATCACCATGATCAGCGACTGGCTGGCGGCAAAGCTCTCCGGCGAGCTGGCCGTTGATCCGTCCAACGCGGGTACCACCGGCATGCTGGATCTCTTCTCCCGCGACTGGCGTCCGGCGCTGCTGGATATGGCCGGACTGCGGGCCGATATTCTCTCTCCGGTGAAAGAGACCGGCACCCTGCTGGGCACCATTACCCGGGAAGCGGCGCAGCAGTCAGGCCTGCGGGAAGGAACCCCGGTGGTGATGGGCGGCGGCGATGTGCAGCTGGGCTGTCTGGGGCTGGGGGTGGTGCGCGCCGGGCAGACCGCGGTGCTGGGCGGCACCTTCTGGCAGCAGGTGGTCAACCTGCCGCAGGTGCGTACCGATCCGCAGATGAACATCCGCGTGAACCCGCACGTGATCCCGGGCATGGCGCAGGCGGAGTCCATCAGCTTCTTTACCGGGCTGACGATGCGCTGGTTCCGCGACGCCTTCTGCGCCGAAGAGAAGCTGATTGCCGGGCGGATGGGCATGGATACCTACGCCCTGATGGAGGAGATGGCCAGCCGGGTACCGGCAGGCTCTCACGGGGTGATGCCGATCTTCTCCGACGCCATGCATTTTAAGCAGTGGTATCACGCCGCGCCGTCGTTTATTAACCTCTCCATCGACCCGGAAAAATGCAACAAGGCCACCCTGTTCCGCGCCCTGGAAGAGAACGCGGCCATCGTCTCCGCCTGCAACCTGGCGCAGATCTCGCAGTTCTCCGGCGTGGTCTTTGACAGCCTGGTGTTTGCTGGCGGCGGCGCCAAAGGGGCGCTGTGGAGCCAGATCTTAAGCGACGTCACCGGCCTGCCGGTGCGGGTGCCAGAGGTAAAAGAGGCCACCGCGCTCGGCTGCGCCATCGCCGCCGGAACCGGCGCCGGGCTGTATGCGGATATGGCCGCCACGGGGGAGAAACTGGTGAAGTGGAGCCGGGAATTCACCCCGAATCCGGCGCACCGGGAACTCTACGACGGCATGATGCAGAAGTGGCAGGCGGTGTACGCTGACCAGCTCGGGCTGGTGGACAGCGGGCTGACGACCTCCATGTGGCAGGCTCCGGGGCTGGTGCGGACATCCCCCTCATCCCGGCCCTCTCCCTAAGGGAGAGGGAGATTAAGTCCCCTCTCCCTGTGGGAGAGGGTTAGGGTGAGGGCATCAGGCCGCACCAATATTTGAATCCCATCACAATCACCGCATTCCCCTTTTCCCTTTTACTCCGCGCTGGCTAAATTACTAACTCATCCGACCACATAACAATAATTTTACACTGGAAGAGTCTATGAGCCGCTACCCGTCGTTATTCGCCCCCCTCGATCTGGGGTTCACCACCCTTAAAAACCGCGTGTTAATGGGCTCGATGCATACCGGGCTGGAGGAGCGGCCGGATGGCGCAGAGCGGCTGGCGGCGTTCTATGCCGAGCGCGCCCGTCACGGGGTGGCGCTGATCGTTACCGGCGGCGTGGCCCCTGCCCCATCCGGGGTTGGGATGGAGGGCGGCGCGGTACTGAACGATGCGGCACAGCTGCCCCATCACCGGATCGTTACCGATGCCGTCCACCAGGCGGGGGGCAAAATCGCCCTGCAAATTCTGCATACCGGGCGCTACAGCTATCAGCCGAACCCGGTGGCCCCGTCGGCAATCCAGGCCCCCATCAACCGCTTTAAGCCCCACGCCCTGACCCACGATGAGATCCTGACCCTGATCGACGACTTTGCCCGCTGCGCGGCCCTGGCGCGGGAAGCGGGCTACGACGGCGTGGAGGTGATGGGCTCCGAAGGCTATCTGATTAACGAATTCCTTGCCGCCCGCACCAACCAGCGCGACGACGAATGGGGCGGCGACTACCCCCGCCGGATGCGCTTTGCCGTGGAAGTGGTGCGTGCCGTGCGTGAACGTGCCGGGAGCGACTTTATTATTATCTTCCGCCTGTCGATGCTCGACCTGGTGGAGGGCGGCGGCACCTTCGACGAAACCGTCCAGCTGGCGCAGGCCATTGAGGCGGCAGGGGCGACCATCATTAATACCGGGATCGGCTGGCACGAGGCGCGGATCCCGACCATTGCCACGCCGGTACCGCGCGCGGCATTCAGCTGGGTAACCCGCAGGTTAAAGGGCCACGTCACTATTCCGCTGATCACCACCAACCGCATTAACGATCCTCAGGTGGCGGACTCTCTGCTGGCTAACGGTGATGCCGATATGGTGTCGATGGCGCGGCCGTTCCTTGCCGATGCCGAGCTGCTGTCGAAAGCCCAGAGCGGCCGGGCGGATGAGATCAACACCTGTATCGGCTGCAACCAGGCCTGTCTGGATCAGATCTTCGTCGGCAAAGTGACCTCCTGTCTGGTCAACCCTCGCGCCTGCCATGAAACCCGTATGCCGATCGTGCCGGCCGTGAATAAAAAGCGGCTGGCGGTGGTGGGCGCAGGCCCGGCGGGGCTGGCGTTTGCGGTAAATGCCGCCGCACGCGGGCATAATGTGACGCTGTTTGACGCTCTCCAGGAGATTGGCGGGCAGTTTAATATCGCCAAACAGATCCCCGGCAAAGAGGAGTTCTACGAGACGCTGCGCTACTACCGGCGGATGATCGACATTACCGGCGTGGATCTGCGGCTCAACCAGTGGGTGAGCGCGGAAGATCTGCTCGAATTCGACGAAACGATCCTTGCCAGCGGGATCGCCCCGCGAACGCCGGAGATCGAAGGCGTCTCACACCCGAAGGTGCTGAGCTATCTCGACGTGCTGCGCGACAAGGCGCCGGTTGGGGATCGCGTGGCGATTATCGGCTGCGGCGGGATCGGCTTTGATACCGCGATGTACCTGAGCCAGACGGGTGAGGCCACCAGCCTGAATATCGCCGAATTCTGTGCTGAGTGGGGCATCGACACCAGCCTGAATCAGGTGGGCGGTTTGCGCCCGGAAGGGCCGCAGCTGCCGAAAAGCCCGCGCCAGATCGTGATGCTGCAGCGCAAGGCCAGCAAGCCGGGCGAAGGGCTGGGTAAAACCACCGGCTGGATCCACCGCGCTACCCTCCTCGCCCGCGGCGTGAAGATGATCCCGGCGGTGAGTTACCAGAAGATCGACGACGACGGATTGCATGTGCTGATCGGCGGCGAACCGCAGCTGTTGCGCGTGGATAATGTGATTTTGTGCGCTGGTCAGGAGCCAAAGCGCGATCTGGCGGAGCCGCTGCGCGAGGCGGGTCAAACGGTGCATCTGATTGGCGGGTGCGACGTGGCGATGGAGCTGGATGCGCGGCGGGCGATTGCCCAGGGGACAAAATTAGCTCTGGAGATCTAGAGCATTGCCCGGTGACGAGGTAAAAGCAAAACGGCAACCTAGTTGCCGTTTTTAGTGTTTGCACCCTCTCCCTGTGGGAGAGGGCTGGGGTGAGGGCATCAGACCGCACACAACAATCTTAGCGACGGCGACCCAGCTTGACCGCCTTCAGCACCACGAACTTGTTGTTCGTTGCAA contains the following coding sequences:
- the lsrR gene encoding transcriptional regulator LsrR produces the protein MGEKRVAEEGRFAGLALSEEELVARVAWCYYHDGLTQNDIGERLGLPRLKISRLLEKGRQSGVIRVQINSRYEGCLALETELQQRFGLKLVRVLPALNTPAMSVRLGIGAAQSLMGVLEPGQLLAVGFGETTMSCIQHLSGFISSQQVRLVTLSGGVGPYMTGIGQLDAACSVSMIPAPLRVSSAEVAGILKRETSVRDVILAATAADAAVVGIGAVNQRRDATILRSGYISEGEQLMFARRGAVGDILGYFLNAGGEPVPELEIHRELLGVTLDELAQLPTIVGVAGGEEKADAIYAALKGRRINGLVTEETTARAVLALAG
- the lsrK gene encoding autoinducer-2 kinase, which encodes MSYLLALDAGTGSVRAVIFDLQGNQIAVGQAEWKHLSVENVPGSMEFDLDTNWRLACQCIHQALERAHLSAADIQSVACCSMREGIVLYDRNGEAIWACANVDARASREVAELKEIHDYRFESEVYDVSGQTLALSAMPRLLWLAHHRPDIYRRAATITMISDWLAAKLSGELAVDPSNAGTTGMLDLFSRDWRPALLDMAGLRADILSPVKETGTLLGTITREAAQQSGLREGTPVVMGGGDVQLGCLGLGVVRAGQTAVLGGTFWQQVVNLPQVRTDPQMNIRVNPHVIPGMAQAESISFFTGLTMRWFRDAFCAEEKLIAGRMGMDTYALMEEMASRVPAGSHGVMPIFSDAMHFKQWYHAAPSFINLSIDPEKCNKATLFRALEENAAIVSACNLAQISQFSGVVFDSLVFAGGGAKGALWSQILSDVTGLPVRVPEVKEATALGCAIAAGTGAGLYADMAATGEKLVKWSREFTPNPAHRELYDGMMQKWQAVYADQLGLVDSGLTTSMWQAPGLVRTSPSSRPSP
- a CDS encoding NADPH-dependent 2,4-dienoyl-CoA reductase gives rise to the protein MSRYPSLFAPLDLGFTTLKNRVLMGSMHTGLEERPDGAERLAAFYAERARHGVALIVTGGVAPAPSGVGMEGGAVLNDAAQLPHHRIVTDAVHQAGGKIALQILHTGRYSYQPNPVAPSAIQAPINRFKPHALTHDEILTLIDDFARCAALAREAGYDGVEVMGSEGYLINEFLAARTNQRDDEWGGDYPRRMRFAVEVVRAVRERAGSDFIIIFRLSMLDLVEGGGTFDETVQLAQAIEAAGATIINTGIGWHEARIPTIATPVPRAAFSWVTRRLKGHVTIPLITTNRINDPQVADSLLANGDADMVSMARPFLADAELLSKAQSGRADEINTCIGCNQACLDQIFVGKVTSCLVNPRACHETRMPIVPAVNKKRLAVVGAGPAGLAFAVNAAARGHNVTLFDALQEIGGQFNIAKQIPGKEEFYETLRYYRRMIDITGVDLRLNQWVSAEDLLEFDETILASGIAPRTPEIEGVSHPKVLSYLDVLRDKAPVGDRVAIIGCGGIGFDTAMYLSQTGEATSLNIAEFCAEWGIDTSLNQVGGLRPEGPQLPKSPRQIVMLQRKASKPGEGLGKTTGWIHRATLLARGVKMIPAVSYQKIDDDGLHVLIGGEPQLLRVDNVILCAGQEPKRDLAEPLREAGQTVHLIGGCDVAMELDARRAIAQGTKLALEI